One Ahaetulla prasina isolate Xishuangbanna chromosome 1, ASM2864084v1, whole genome shotgun sequence DNA window includes the following coding sequences:
- the LOC131195764 gene encoding axonemal dynein light intermediate polypeptide 1-like, whose translation MGWGGTEVGGLLTCVSHPPPQYSEWTEENQLWVQQVSSTPSTRMDVVHLQEQLDLKLQQRQARETGICPVWGEGYSQCFDELIRQVTINCAERGLLLLRVRDEIRMTIAAYQTLYESSVAFGMRKALQAEQGKSDMERKYRQRNSWNPVMMPGCQFGLK comes from the exons atggggtggggagggactGAGGTGGGCGGGTTGCTCACCTGCGTTTCTCACCCACCCCCCCAATATAGTGAATGGACGGAGGAGAACCAGCTGTGGGTGCAGCAGGTCTCCAGCACGCCCAGCACGCGCATGGACGTGGTCCACCTGCAGGAGCAGCTGGACCTTAAGCTGCAGCAGCGCCAGGCGCGCGAGACCGGCATCTGCCCCGTGTGGGGCGAGGGCTACTCTCAGTGCTTCG ACGAGCTAATCCGGCAGGTGACCATCAACTGCGCCGAGCGCGGGCTGCTCCTGCTGCGCGTGCGGGACGAGATCCGGATGACCATCGCGGCGTACCAGACGCTCTACGAGAGCAGTGTGGCCTTCGGCATGAGGAAGGCCTTGCAGGCAGAGCAGGGCAAATCCGACATGGAAAGAAAATACAGACAA AGAAATTCCTGGAATCCAGTGATGATGCCAGGTTGCCAGTTTGGTCTCAAGTGA